DNA from Elaeis guineensis isolate ETL-2024a chromosome 2, EG11, whole genome shotgun sequence:
ctgaaatttaattctTTTTTCTCAAACACATCACATCACTGGTAAAAATCCTCCTAGCTAGCTCCTTCAATGGTACCGGCATAATTTGAGAAGCATTGATCAGATTAATTCATGAAAGCTGATGATATTTCTGGTTGGTTGAGTATGCAATGTCTCATCCAGGTTCTGAGAATGACTAGGCCAGGTCATCCAAATCTACCATTTGTTGAGGTCTTgtcttttttctctctactttggaAACAAGATCATATCTCAATAAAAGATTGCtctttttttgggtaaaagtAAAAACACTGTTCAATGACTTAGAAACAAGGTCGGAAAACTTCATGTTTTAATCAAGTATTCAACTATAGCAAGCCAATTACAGGTTGAATTAATGCAACTGCCTATTATCAGCAATTAACCGGACAGATTTTATGAAGGACTGAGCTTTTGGGCAAAACTCACACACCATCTGAAGTTTTGAACATTTCAGTTTCATCAAAAGTGATCCAAAACCCAGGTTGGTCACATTCCAGTTGAAACTGACTATTGGATCCTAAATTAGTATATTTATggaaatttttctctttctttgtcaatctttcttttttttttccaaatttcaaaaagttttttgacaaataaaactaaaaatatgaaaGTTCTGAAATGAGTTGTAAACATTTTGATATTGGGTTGACAGAAATATAAAGAACGAGATATGTTAACAATCTAGAGCTTAAATATTGAAGAGATTTAGAGCTCCATATGAAAGATTATCATCAAACTAGAAAGATATATTATACTCTAAaataacatgaaaaatatttgtgatcttcatcaatttttcaaaaaaatgtttTTCTGACTATTTCAGCACAGACCATCAAAGATGAATAACAAGCACGCCTACGTCCTAAACACTACATCATATACTAAAAAAAATGTTTAATTTATTTTGTCGACTTGCTTTAggtttttcttattttgatatttCCCAATTTTTCATATTCTTGAATTTATTTGGCAAAAACTTCAGTGCTAAAACTTCAAAATTGAAACTGAACCTGAGTTTTCAGACCTCACTCCACAATCTACTTCGAAGACAAGATCATCAGCATATTAACTAAAGAACTCCATATGGAATCATGCAGTTACTCAAATAATTATTTAGCTTTAGTAATCAGATAATGCCATTTATATTCACTGTATAACATCCTTATGTGGTCATCAGGGTATGAATTGCAAGCCAAAGGGGCGCAGCAACAGCAATTCCTAGCCTTCCTTGTTCTATCAATTGTTTCACCATTGCCTATTTTAAGCTCAAACTTATATACACAAATTCAATGCATGGATTATACAAGAACATGTATGGGTAGCAGGGTAGGGGTGAGACAAAGTTATAATAAGTAAATCAAAATGAAAGAACACACTCCAATTCCACCTATAATCTCAAATTTTGCTCCAACAAATGCATCAACAGATGATAATGTGAACAGTGTCAAGAAAGATACTGGTGAGAATGATTGATAACATGCCAAACATAGACATTTTGTCTATATTTGGCTGTTCAAATCATATTACGAAATTAGAGTTCTAGTTCTTCTAAACCAACATAATGTCCTTTCTAAGATTGAATATTCATGATAGCATAACTAATAATTTGTTGTAAGTTTCCTATTTAGAGTGTTTCCCTCAGGTTCAATAGTGGGGGAAAAAGTATCACATTGTAGGTTAATCGCTAGGAGACACTAGCTATTGTCAGATTGTGCTGCCAATTATATATTTACTTTTCAATGATATATGCATCATATTTGGAAACTGTTTCCATCATGAGAATTGAGAATAGAGTGTGCCTCTTAAATCATATAAGTAGTAGACTAACTTATTGCAATTTTTTAGTTTTTACCAATATGCTTCATGTAACCTTTAGTAGTTATGACTCAGCCAAGTCAATAATTAATTCCTTCAACAAACCTAATCTAAAACATATGAGTCATCGGAGTTGCAATATTCTTTTCTAGCCATGCTTTAGTACAAGCATAACCTAAACTAGTAGTGTTGATGCATAGCCATGAACTTTATCACGTACTTCAAAATGATGACTTTATTGGAACACCTTGTTTTAACTTGTTTTATATACATCAAAAAACCAATTAGGCTGATGCATTCCCTATGCCTCACACTTTCCTGTCAACATTGACACCTATTAGTTAGGATCCAGTTGAGAAAGCTACAATAATCTCAAAATCAGCTAAATTACTTTTGCACACGGTCAACATCCAGCAACCAGAAATTGAAGCACAATCAAGGGCATGTCCATTTCAACCATTTTACAGCACTATGTAGATCTTCGTATCCATATAACAAGGAGGGACAGCAACAAGAATCATTTTGAATTCATATAattcttttttctaaaaaaaaccaTAATATTATGCCTTGAAAGCAGAAACAGAGCATCATACAACTCTAGCTGAGGGCCCACATAACTCATGGGAGTGGAAAAAACGAGATGACCTGGCACGCTGACAATCTTTGCGTGCACCCTTGACAGGAGCCACATCCAGATTTAGCTGCTGCTTGATCTGTTAATGTGTTTAATGGAAAGACAACAATTTATTAAACCATCAGAAAATTGAGAGGACAAGCAAAGGGGACTATTGAAGATAAATTTTTACTTGTTATAGAAAGACAAGCATGTAAGAAATCAAAAGTAATACTGTATTGCCAACTACAGCCAAAAAACTGAAGAGTGACTTTTTTGTTTCCACCATGTGCACAAATATATCCGACCAGGTTATGACAATTGACAGATACAAACCTAAGCTAGTGAAATAGAAGATATTAGACAAGGTTGCATCTTAGTCATATAGTTTCCCTGAAGTGAATGGAGTTGTCATATAGTTTCCCTGAAGTTAAAATGGAGTTGTATATAACGAATTTCTAGCTGTAGTAGGTATAGTTTTGACATCAATGATATGCTTACTCATTAACATTCAAGGCCATTTTATGGCTACACTCCACTTTTGGTTTTTTCTCTAGCATGTTCGTTCTCATATTCTTGGGATTCATATTTCCATTTCATGTTATAATTTACTATTAGAAACGAAAAAGAATTGTAGAAACAATACACAACGGCACTTATTTCCTTTTTTCACCCCCAATCTTTGTCAAGTCCTCGACAAAGTGTATTTCAATCCTTGGTCATTATTTTCATCAACCTCTTCTTAGACACATTATTCAACTTGATCACGAGACACTTCCTCATCATGGCTCTTTTTGGCAAACCTCTAAGATGGTTTGTCCATCTCGAAGACATttttcctcccttttctgcaCGGATTCTAGTGCTACTTGTAAGCTCTTTAATTTCCCATCCCTCCTGAGAACAAGTTCTTCCTAATCAATCACATATTCAAAATCATCATCTTCGAAACCTACATTATTTtggaagggggaaaaaaaatccACAACGTGAGGGTTACATTCCATCGACGGATTACAAGAGCAACAACAATAAACTCGGCAAGGCAATAAATCAAGCACATGAAAGACACGAGAGTCAAAGTCCGGATGCCTTCTTGGCCCCGATTCTCCTGACATAAATTCTTTGCTGGAGTAGCTCTGATGGACAAATAACCATGCAGGCTCCCAAATAGTACTATGAATTTGAGCTGCAAAGAAAGGAAGTGCACGTCATACCCTTTTGTGCGATAAGAGGGAGCCGAGGTAGGCCGAACGGGACGCACGGATACCGGAGAATCTCTTGGAGCTCGACGAGGAGTAGAAGAAAACGAAGGTTGCTTTTGCGGTTGAGGCAGAAGAAGGAAGGAGGGAgaaggaggagggagaaagagaagaagaagatgatgatgagcAGCTCATCACATCACCAGCTGATACTGACGACTCTCTGCTCCACGGTGCCCGTGGGATGGAGatatctaaaaagaaaagaaaatatcagATGGAACCGTCGCGGATACATCGACTGCTCCCGAATCCAAGATGAACCCGAGCCCGGAGCCTGGCCGAGGGTTGAGCTGAAGGTGATCGCGACTGGGCCGGACCCAAAAATCTCTTATAAAcatgagaaaattattttttttttcttgaggccctgcaataatggaaaagaaaactaTATTATTACGATACATGATGGCCGGAGATCCACCCATTTCCCCATGACATACTGAATATCACTTCTAATATTGCTGGAAATACTGATGATTGAATTTAACGAATTAATGAAACATGCccacaaattttataaaatattttattttttgattttataaattgTATATTTGTACTCATATTGAAGTTGTATGATCAccttttgtataaaaaaaaaaaaaaaaaaaactacataattttattttaaaaaaatgacaACCAGACATTTCAGGGCCAGCAGTAAGACTGCCCATCCCCTACGGGTTGGTCAAACCGGAGATTCTAGTATACCAAAACTATACTATCTCATCATATTTTTCCTTCATTGGTAtggtcttaaaaaaaaaaattaaaaaggtaGCAAGAAAATAAGATGAATTTGTCTTTTTACTTACGTGATACCTGTTACATGTTAGCTATACTTTGGTAATTAAAAATGATTAAATaggaataaaaatattttgaaatgtaAATTTTGTATTATCTCTATCTGTCCTAATCTATGCTGGTCCTACTTATAGCTATCAAGGATAATAAGCACATATCATCAAGTAGTTTATCCCACTTCGAAACTAGATGTTGAAGTTATAATATAACTTGATCACaaaataatctcaatatttatgtctatgataaatatcaaaaaataatttctaggtaaaagaaagattgatAACTACATAAAAATGTGACATTGAGTGCATTTTGCATATTAAACTAGATTATGGTTGCATTGCTGCTAAGGCCATGTGATTTCATTATCAAATGGTCCGCTTGGTATTCTATGCAGGTACCAATTTTATGCTCTTTATCCTTTTTCAAGATAAATCAAACATATATCTTCTGCTATTTTATATTTGATGCAAAGACAGACACATTAGATGCATAACTAGTGATTGACTAGATAGATGTAATCTTAGATAAATGTTTGCGAAGAACTTTAAGCCGATGCTAACAGGTGATTGAAAGTTAATTGGATGCCTTAGACATTATACAATGCTTATATAAGATGAAAAGTCCATTTTATAATGAGCAAAGGGACTCAAGGTATTTGGATTCTAAATCAAGAAAGTACTTGTAAGCAATGTGATAAATGAATAATGTTAACTTTCAGACTtcagagaaaaaatatttatccatGCAAGATCTAATCTGCCTTAGAATATTCCAACTGAAATTAAAAATGGCAATACTTAaccatttaacttgtttaatttGATCCAACTTATTATAGATCAGATTAGGTTATTTGTTTAATAAAACAACGAGGGTCAGGTCTACATTTTTGACCGTTCAATGAATAAGTCAGTTTTGGTTGATAAAATTTGGATCCATCTTGTATCTGACCCATTCTAATCTGGTCTGATCCAACTTGGTTGCCATCCTGAGCCCAAATCCATCCCATGTGTTCACCGCATAGAAATTCATATGGGTCCAAAGATAAGAGCCTCCGTGTGGGAGCGCCTCACGGTGGtggttttaaatttaaatgcaccCGCAGTGTAGAGTAAGCATTTAGAGGTCCTCTCCCCAAATTGTTAAACCTCTCCCGCATTCGAGCCGTtgcaaaaccctaaccctaacccaaacTTCCCCAAGACCTCTTCGAGACGACGAGAACGACCTCCACCGACAGGAAATTAGGTTAGGGCTTCTCCGCGCCTTTCTCCGCTCTTCATTCTTGCTCGATCATCGATTCGAAAGCTGTCGATTAGGAGATGGATGCCGTCCTCCTCGAATCCCCGACCGTCGCGAAACCCCCGGCCTTCGCCCCTCTCGCGGGCCTCAATTTCCAACCCGTGCTCAAGGAATCCATCGACCGGTTCCTGATCGAAGTCCAGAAGGAGTCCTGCGACTTCTCCGCCTTCCGTTCCATCTTCTTCCGCTTGATCCAGTCCAGCGCCGACCCCCCGCTCGAGGTTATCTGGTTATACTCCGCGGTTGGCTACCACGAGGCCATTGCGTCCAAAAAAGAGGCCATTGAGCGCGTGATGGCCGTCAAGGACCTCCTCCAGCtgcttttctcttgctctgcttCGTGCGGTGGCCTAAAGTCGATAGCTTTGCTTGCTCCTGCTGTTTCTGAGCTCTACCGATGCGTGTCAGAGGCGGGGAAGCTCTCCAGGAAGGTGGCGAAGAAGGCAAGGAGGGATATTGGGGCTTTGGTGGAAGGGATAATCAGCTACATCAGCATTTGTAGCAGCAAGAGCTCCAAGGTGGAAGAATTCTCTGACAACTACCTGCTTCCTTGCTTTGTGGATCTTGTTCGAGTCTGGACGGTGCAGCATTCATGTGGAGGGGACGGTCTGGGAGTTCTTTTTCCCTTGGTTAGTGAGGAGATTCGGGGCCAGTTCCGGAAAGAAGGGTGTCGTACTAGTTATTTGGCTGGTGCTGTGGTTACCGAGGCTTTCTTGATGAGGTTATGCTTAAAGATTGAAGCTGCTGGGGCGCCAAGGCCTGACTTACAGAAGGAGTTGAGGATTTGGGTTGTCAGTTCGATAACTGCTTTCCAGAACCGTGTCTTCTTTGGTAATTGTTAATCCCCATTATATTTATTTCATCACTGATTTGAAATACACATTGCAGATCAACATCATCGTGTTCTGCAGTTCATTCTAGTTACAAGGACTGAATATCTATGTCTGAGCAGCAACCATGCCATCCCTAATTTTTCATATAATCATTTTTTCCCCTTGATTTGCAAACTTACCAAATTGCAATTGAGTGCTTTAACCATGATTAGCAGCTTAAACTTATTCTGTTTCTTGGCTTTAACATGGATCTTGTGATGCAGGCATTCTGTTCTCTTAGATGAATGCCCTGGTGTTAAAAAGCATGATATACTGAACATAGAATTGTCTTCTTTTTTCTATTGTGTATGCTGTTTAAGCATTATTAGCCTAGTTGCGTAGTTTGATTAGATTCTGATTTCTTCTTTGTAATAATCAGAGATGCTACTCAGGCTGCTGCTGGACCCACCAATGCCTCTCAGCTTCCTCCTGGTAAGTAATTATTAATTGCAGACAACCTCAACAAAATTCACTGAATATACATTTGAGTATCGTTGAATGCTTGTTAGTGTTGAATTTCATGCTTGACCCCCTGCCACGTTTGATGAAATGGACCATACTGAGTTATGCGTTTTGAATAATATCATATCCTAGTCAGACAGCTTTTTGAAGAGTTAAATctgtaatttatttataattcattattgCACTTACCCAAAAGCCAAAACACATTATCCCATTAATCTTCTTACATGAAGTCGCCAAGTTTTCCCCATCGTATCTGGACAAATAATAGTTTGCTACTTGATCTATGGTGATGCCATAAATTATTATCCTCTTTGATGTGCGGTTACTTAAGATCATGGAGAAAAGATTTGTTTCATATTTTCTCTACATATTTGCCTTGTAGAAAGCGTGCTAATGGGATGATATGGCTGAAGCAAGCTGTGTGATTGGGTGATAAAGATGTATATTTTCTCACTAATAGGGTTGTACAAGTTATTAAGTTGGGTTATGTTGGTATAGCCTCTGGTTAGAATAGTATTCATGACTAAGGGCAAGCTCTAGATTGAGTGGCTATGCCCTTATAACAATGCAATTATAACTTGTTTCCCTTGACTACTTCTTTAGGTCCAGTAACACAAATTTTATCTGACACAAAAACCAAATAAATAAGAGAACCCTTTAAATATAACAACTGCATATTAAGTATGAGCCCCAAACTTGGCTGTTGAGTGCAATTAGTGTCCTATTTTATTTCTCTTGGTTATTTTCGTTCAAGATGCATTTGCAGTACTTGTACTCTTATAAAATGCCTTTACCTGTACTCTTATAAAATGCCTTTACGCAAAACACTTCCATGGAAGTGCTCCAGGAAGCAGCAGTTTTTATCTCTTTTGTGTTTGGTAAGTACCCATTTAATGAGCAATTAAATGTGTGGGATGGGACAAAAGGTTGGAGAGGAGAACATATAAGAGAGCATCTAGGAAAACATCGTTGCAAGTTGggcagatattttttttttttccaacattTTCAGAAAAAAAAGGACTTCCTTTTGCTTTTGTAGCTGCAAATGAATGTATTTTTTAGCAAAACACGGAGACTCATATGATGTGTGGTTCAAAAATTAGAAACGTGGATATGAATGGTAATTCCAAAAGTTTTTCCTCTCTATTTGGGTGTGCTTCATGTTGCTTCTACTTTTTAGAAGTTCCTCATGAAAGAAGAACCTAAAGCTGGGTTTCTAGCTTCTCCTAAGAGCACCTTTttggttttttcttcttttagacATTGTTACCAAAGCACTCATTTTTTCTAAAATGTACATTTTTGCTTTAAATGCTACAAAGATACTCGTTGTTAAGCAACACCAAATATGCCCTTTGTCTAAAATTTTTGGAATACTTCGAACAGGTTTTTTATCCATAAAAAAGGAAGCTAGAATAGAAGAAGCTTAATTCCAGGAATAAAGTTATCCCAGATGCCTTTTTGTGCAGTTATCCATCAATAAACAGTCTTGGCCAGAATAACTATTCTTTCCTTATTCATGCTCTTTAAGACCTGTTTCCAAGTCTCTCTCCTGCTCTATTCCTGAACAAAATGTGGCTTAAGttgtttttcatcttttttttttttttttgagagggcAATTATGGTTAGTGTCTTTCTAGAACAATCATGAATATTGCTGCTACATGCAGaatgtaatttttattaaaagtTACAGGGCTtcatctaataaaaaaaaaaaaaaaaaaatctccctgGACAGATCAGGCCATAAATTGTGATTTATAAGCTTTTCTTGATATTTATGTTATATCTTTCTTGGTTAGCCTGACAGGCTGAAACTTAAACTGATgaaatgattctgatttgatgGAGTTTTCATTTGATATTTGCCTAATGCTTTTAGGCATTAAGATGGTTaacgttttttttttgttttgtcctTACTTATGTCACTTCAGATTGCGTTCTCTACAGAATGCTACAAGCATCTATTGCTCTAAAAAGTAAATAATATGGAATTTTCAAGTGATGATTGTTTTCCTAAGAGGCCTTGTTCTGATCGTGGAACTCCAGTAGTTTGACTGTAGTGGGCCTATCACCTTGGCTAAAGCTGGTGCATGTTTTTTGACTTAGAGCTTATGTGGTCATTCTTTATTCAGAAAAACAAAAGGAATTCCTGTGATCCAATTTTGCGGTTTAAATTTTTTCCTTCACTCTTCTGGCACTTGGAGGGGTTCTCGTTGGTGGTTCTATATCATTAACTGCTTGCAAGTGGTGTCCAGTTCTCAGGTTATATGTAGACTTTTACATGGGATCAGGCCTTAACAAATTGTTTTTCCCCCATCTTATCCCGATGTAAAGATTATATTCTAATGTAAAGGTTATGTTTTCAGTGTTCTATGGATGAAAGCTTGGTGAGAGACATTCTCTATGATGCTGTTATATTAGTAGATTATTCTTTCATTAATCCTGGATTTCATGTGGAACGATATGATGATTCTATAATGAATCTTCTTATGACAAGGTTGATTGTTACCCATGAAGCCATCCAAGTTGCGAGGTAAGGAACTTATTATAATAGTACTCGAGATGTTTGTGGATGTGTATGTATTTTGGTGCTGATCTCCACTGTTTGGCAACAGAAGTAGGGGAGATCAGGGCAAAGCCATTGCTTATATAAATGCATTTTCAACATCGTTTATTCCCAATGGTTTAGTTAACTGGGTCAGTAAACAACTTGGCTTGGAGAGACTTAACAGACCAGCTGCCACTACACCTCAAGCTCTTCTCAGTGTGTATTCTAGATCCCCTGTTTC
Protein-coding regions in this window:
- the LOC105042851 gene encoding uncharacterized protein; this translates as MDAVLLESPTVAKPPAFAPLAGLNFQPVLKESIDRFLIEVQKESCDFSAFRSIFFRLIQSSADPPLEVIWLYSAVGYHEAIASKKEAIERVMAVKDLLQLLFSCSASCGGLKSIALLAPAVSELYRCVSEAGKLSRKVAKKARRDIGALVEGIISYISICSSKSSKVEEFSDNYLLPCFVDLVRVWTVQHSCGGDGLGVLFPLVSEEIRGQFRKEGCRTSYLAGAVVTEAFLMRLCLKIEAAGAPRPDLQKELRIWVVSSITAFQNRVFFEMLLRLLLDPPMPLSFLLCSMDESLVRDILYDAVILVDYSFINPGFHVERYDDSIMNLLMTRLIVTHEAIQVARSRGDQGKAIAYINAFSTSFIPNGLVNWVSKQLGLERLNRPAATTPQALLKWFLGLGEQGLRLFEDSISKLHSKLIFDETKFGSDASVFHMDSKKTNADLFFFDNRGEVAKEAAEDESMEAMDTAFIAAAYSMKSTPSNGRKKRKEWGDEDGEVQMKFVKYKLDKSSVKGDFDMSSGSEVENPASDEDMEDTD